From one Streptomyces chromofuscus genomic stretch:
- a CDS encoding acyl-CoA carboxylase subunit beta — translation MTVLDEATGEATGEQAGEPADARGRVAELHDIRAQAVAGPSERATEAQHAKGKLTARERIELLLDPGSFREVEQLRRHRATGFGLETKKPYTDGVITGWGTVEGRTVFVYAHDFRIFGGALGEAHATKIHKIMDMAIAAGAPLVSLNDGAGARIQEGVSALAGYGGIFQRNTKASGVIPQISVMLGPCAGGAAYSPALTDFVFMVRETSQMFITGPDVVKAVTGEEITQNGLGGADVHAETSGVCHFAYDDEETCIAEVRYLLSLLPQNNRENPPRVDSTDAPDRRSDVLLDMVPADGNRPYDMAKVIEEIVDDGEYLEVHERWARNIICALARMDGQVVGIIANQPQVLAGVLDIEASEKAARFVQMCDAFNIPIMTFLDVPGFLPGVDQEHGGIIRHGAKLLYAYCNATVPRISLILRKAYGGAYIVMDSQSIGADLTYAWPTNEIAVMGAEGAANVIFRRQIADAEDPEAMRQKMVKEYKSELMHPYYAAERGLVDDVIDPAETREVLIRSLAMLHTKHADLPSRKHGNPPQ, via the coding sequence ATGACCGTTTTGGATGAGGCGACGGGTGAGGCGACGGGCGAGCAGGCCGGCGAGCCGGCGGACGCGCGCGGGCGAGTGGCCGAGCTGCACGACATTCGTGCGCAGGCGGTGGCCGGTCCCAGCGAGAGGGCGACCGAGGCGCAGCACGCCAAGGGCAAGCTGACCGCCCGGGAGCGCATCGAGCTCCTCCTGGACCCGGGCTCCTTCCGCGAGGTCGAGCAGCTGCGGCGGCACCGCGCCACCGGGTTCGGCCTGGAGACCAAGAAGCCGTACACCGACGGTGTCATCACCGGCTGGGGCACGGTGGAGGGCCGCACGGTCTTCGTCTACGCCCACGACTTCCGCATCTTCGGCGGCGCCCTCGGTGAGGCGCACGCCACGAAGATCCATAAGATCATGGACATGGCCATCGCGGCCGGCGCGCCGCTGGTGTCGCTCAACGACGGCGCCGGCGCCCGCATCCAGGAGGGCGTCAGCGCCCTCGCCGGCTACGGCGGCATCTTCCAGCGCAACACCAAGGCGTCCGGCGTCATCCCGCAGATCAGCGTGATGCTCGGCCCGTGCGCCGGCGGCGCGGCGTACTCGCCCGCCCTGACCGACTTCGTCTTCATGGTCCGCGAGACCTCGCAGATGTTCATCACCGGCCCCGACGTGGTCAAGGCGGTGACCGGCGAGGAGATCACCCAGAACGGCCTCGGCGGCGCCGACGTCCACGCCGAGACCTCCGGCGTCTGCCACTTCGCGTACGACGACGAGGAGACCTGCATCGCCGAGGTGCGCTACCTCCTCTCCCTGCTCCCGCAGAACAACCGGGAGAACCCGCCCCGGGTGGACTCCACCGACGCCCCCGACCGCCGCTCCGACGTGCTGCTGGACATGGTCCCGGCGGACGGGAACCGGCCGTACGACATGGCGAAGGTCATCGAGGAGATCGTCGACGACGGCGAGTACCTGGAGGTCCACGAGCGCTGGGCGCGCAACATCATCTGCGCGCTGGCCCGGATGGACGGACAGGTCGTCGGCATCATCGCCAACCAGCCCCAGGTGCTGGCCGGTGTCCTGGACATCGAGGCGAGCGAGAAGGCCGCGCGCTTCGTCCAGATGTGTGACGCCTTCAACATCCCGATCATGACGTTCCTGGACGTTCCCGGGTTCCTCCCGGGCGTCGACCAGGAGCACGGCGGAATCATCCGCCACGGGGCGAAGCTGCTGTACGCGTACTGCAACGCGACCGTGCCGCGGATCTCCCTGATCCTGCGCAAGGCCTACGGCGGTGCCTACATCGTCATGGACAGCCAGTCCATCGGCGCCGACCTCACCTACGCCTGGCCGACGAACGAGATCGCCGTGATGGGCGCGGAAGGTGCCGCCAACGTCATCTTCCGCCGCCAGATCGCCGACGCCGAGGACCCCGAGGCCATGCGGCAGAAGATGGTCAAGGAGTACAAGTCCGAGCTCATGCACCCGTACTACGCGGCCGAGCGCGGCCTCGTGGACGACGTCATCGACCCGGCGGAGACCCGCGAGGTGCTCATCAGGTCCCTGGCGATGCTGCACACCAAGCACGCCGACCTGCCCTCGCGCAAGCACGGCAACCCCCCGCAGTAA
- a CDS encoding DUF742 domain-containing protein, which yields MATPPSGSSSGNWSYGPGQGQNDGSQNRYNFPSSPSHRQPYAPQGPGPSPYDQPNAPRIQPVQPQRRTPEPAPAGASNNPLVRPYAMTGGRTRPRYQLAIEALVHTTAAPHQMQGQLPEHQRICNLCREIKSVAEISALLTIPLGVARILVADLAEAGLVAIHQPGGDENAGGQPDVTLLERVLSGLRKL from the coding sequence GTGGCGACACCCCCAAGCGGTTCATCTTCGGGCAATTGGTCGTACGGCCCCGGCCAGGGGCAGAACGACGGTTCCCAGAACCGGTACAACTTTCCCTCCTCGCCAAGCCACCGGCAGCCGTACGCGCCACAGGGCCCCGGCCCCTCGCCGTACGACCAGCCGAACGCGCCGCGCATCCAACCCGTGCAGCCGCAGCGCCGCACCCCTGAGCCGGCGCCCGCCGGGGCGTCGAACAATCCCCTGGTGCGCCCGTACGCGATGACGGGCGGCCGCACCAGGCCGCGGTACCAGCTCGCCATCGAGGCGCTGGTGCACACCACCGCGGCTCCGCACCAGATGCAGGGCCAGCTGCCCGAGCATCAGCGGATCTGCAACCTCTGCCGGGAGATCAAGTCGGTGGCCGAGATCTCGGCGCTGCTGACGATCCCTCTCGGTGTGGCCAGGATCCTCGTCGCCGACTTGGCGGAGGCGGGCCTGGTCGCCATCCATCAGCCCGGCGGCGACGAGAACGCCGGCGGCCAGCCAGACGTGACACTGCTCGAAAGGGTGCTCAGTGGACTTCGCAAGCTCTAG
- a CDS encoding GTP-binding protein, whose translation MDFASSSGGPSRSTTSAKIVVAGGFGVGKTTFVGAVSEINPLRTEAVMTSASAGIADLTHTGDKTTTTVAMDFGRITLDQDLILYLFGTPGQDRFWFMWDDLVRGAIGAIVLVDTRRLADCFPAVDYFENSGLPFVIALNGFDGNQPYQPEEVREALQIGPDTPIITTDARHRADAKSALITLVEHALMARLR comes from the coding sequence GTGGACTTCGCAAGCTCTAGCGGCGGTCCTTCCCGCTCCACCACCTCCGCGAAGATCGTGGTGGCGGGCGGCTTCGGCGTGGGCAAAACCACGTTCGTCGGCGCCGTCTCGGAGATCAACCCGCTGCGCACGGAGGCCGTCATGACGTCTGCTTCGGCAGGCATCGCCGACCTCACCCACACCGGGGACAAGACGACCACCACGGTCGCCATGGACTTCGGCCGCATCACGCTCGACCAGGACCTGATCCTGTACCTGTTCGGCACGCCCGGCCAGGACCGCTTCTGGTTCATGTGGGACGACCTGGTGCGCGGCGCCATCGGGGCGATCGTGCTGGTCGACACGCGCAGGCTCGCGGACTGCTTCCCGGCCGTCGACTACTTCGAGAACAGCGGCCTGCCGTTCGTCATCGCCCTCAACGGCTTCGACGGCAACCAGCCGTACCAGCCGGAGGAGGTGCGCGAGGCGCTGCAGATCGGCCCGGACACCCCGATCATCACGACCGACGCCCGCCACCGCGCGGACGCCAAGTCCGCACTGATCACACTGGTCGAGCACGCCCTGATGGCGCGCCTGCGGTAG
- a CDS encoding roadblock/LC7 domain-containing protein — translation MSQAAQNLNWLITNFVDNTPGVSHTVVVSADGLLLAMSEGFPRDRADQLAAVASGLTSLTAGASRIFEGGSVNQTVVEMERGFLFIMSISDGSSLAVLAHPEADIGLIGYEMALLVDRAGTVLTPDLRAELQGSLLN, via the coding sequence ATGAGCCAGGCGGCACAGAACCTGAACTGGTTGATCACCAACTTCGTGGACAACACCCCCGGGGTGTCGCACACGGTGGTGGTCTCCGCCGACGGACTCCTTCTGGCGATGTCCGAAGGCTTCCCCCGCGACCGCGCCGACCAGCTCGCGGCCGTCGCCTCCGGTCTGACCTCACTGACCGCCGGCGCCTCGCGCATCTTCGAGGGCGGCAGCGTGAACCAGACGGTTGTGGAGATGGAGCGAGGATTCCTCTTCATCATGTCCATTTCCGACGGGTCGTCCCTCGCGGTTCTCGCCCACCCCGAAGCGGACATCGGTCTCATTGGGTACGAGATGGCGCTTCTGGTGGACCGCGCGGGCACGGTTCTGACCCCGGATCTTCGTGCGGAGCTCCAAGGAAGCCTTCTCAACTAA
- a CDS encoding acyl-CoA carboxylase subunit epsilon, translated as MSTPDIRVEKGHAEPEEVAAITAILLARAAAHTSAPNPAHHGRAKAGWRRLEREPGFRAPHSWHG; from the coding sequence ATGAGCACTCCTGACATCCGCGTCGAGAAGGGCCACGCCGAGCCCGAGGAAGTGGCCGCGATCACGGCCATCCTGCTGGCTCGCGCGGCCGCCCACACGTCCGCGCCGAACCCGGCCCACCACGGCCGTGCCAAGGCCGGCTGGCGCCGCCTGGAGCGCGAGCCCGGCTTCCGCGCTCCGCACAGCTGGCACGGCTAG